A single region of the Yersinia entomophaga genome encodes:
- the recG gene encoding ATP-dependent DNA helicase RecG, translating into MKGHLLDAVPLSTLSGVGASQAGKLAKMGLETIQDLLLHLPLRYEDRTRLYRIGDLLPGIFATVEGEVLRSDISFGRRRMLTCQISDGSGILTLRFFNFNAAMKNSLSPGKHVIAYGEAKRGNHGPEIIHPEYRVHGENTGIELQESLTPVYPTTEGIRQATLRKLIDQALALLDISAIAELLPQELSRTLISLPDAIHTLHRPPADIQLTDLEQGKHPAQRRLILEELLAHNLSMLAVRAGAQSYKALPLLAEEQLKQRFLANLPFKPTSAQQRVVGEIEQDLTNPFPMMRLIQGDVGSGKTLVAALAALRAIAHGKQVALMAPTELLAEQHANTFRQWFEPLGLEVGWLAGKQKGKARLAQQEAVASGRVSMVVGTHAIFQEQVQFSGLALVIIDEQHRFGVHQRLALWEKGEEQGFHPHQLIMTATPIPRTLAMTAYADLDTSVIDELPPGRTPVTTVAIPDTRRSDIIARVKNACLEEGRQAYWVCTLIEESELLEAQAAEVTCEELKAALPEIKVGLVHGRMKAAEKQSVMQSFKQGELQLLVATTVIEVGVDVPNASLMIIDNPERLGLAQLHQLRGRVGRGAVASHCVLLYKTPLSKTAQMRLQVLRDSNDGFVIAQKDLEIRGPGELLGTRQTGSAEFKVADLMRDQAMLPEVQRIARHLQQQYPESAKALIERWLPERSRYTNA; encoded by the coding sequence ATGAAAGGCCACCTGCTCGATGCCGTTCCCCTGAGTACACTCTCCGGCGTTGGCGCAAGTCAGGCTGGCAAGTTGGCGAAAATGGGGCTGGAAACCATTCAGGATCTGTTGCTCCATCTACCTCTGCGTTACGAAGACCGCACCCGCCTTTATCGTATCGGTGACCTGCTACCTGGCATTTTTGCAACCGTGGAAGGCGAAGTGCTGCGCTCTGATATTAGCTTTGGCCGCCGTCGAATGCTGACCTGTCAGATAAGCGACGGCAGCGGTATTCTTACCCTACGCTTCTTCAATTTTAACGCTGCGATGAAAAACAGCCTGTCCCCCGGCAAGCATGTTATCGCCTATGGAGAAGCTAAGCGCGGCAACCACGGGCCGGAAATCATTCATCCGGAATATCGAGTACATGGAGAAAATACGGGTATTGAATTACAAGAGTCTCTGACTCCAGTTTATCCCACGACTGAAGGTATTCGTCAGGCAACGCTGCGTAAGCTCATCGATCAGGCACTAGCCTTACTTGATATCAGCGCTATCGCAGAGTTACTGCCGCAGGAACTCAGCCGCACGCTTATCAGTTTGCCAGATGCTATTCATACCCTGCATCGCCCACCAGCAGATATTCAGTTAACCGATCTGGAGCAAGGGAAACATCCGGCACAGCGCCGATTAATATTGGAAGAACTGCTGGCTCATAATCTCAGTATGCTGGCTGTACGGGCGGGAGCACAAAGCTACAAGGCTTTGCCGTTGCTCGCTGAAGAACAGCTAAAACAACGTTTTCTGGCTAATCTCCCCTTTAAACCAACCTCTGCTCAACAAAGGGTTGTGGGTGAAATTGAACAAGATCTGACTAACCCTTTCCCCATGATGCGATTGATTCAGGGTGACGTGGGCTCGGGTAAAACACTGGTTGCCGCTCTGGCGGCGCTGCGGGCTATCGCTCATGGCAAGCAGGTCGCGCTGATGGCACCGACGGAATTATTAGCAGAACAGCACGCAAATACCTTCCGTCAGTGGTTCGAACCACTGGGGCTGGAAGTCGGCTGGCTGGCTGGTAAACAGAAAGGCAAGGCGCGGCTGGCACAGCAGGAAGCCGTTGCCAGTGGACGGGTTTCCATGGTGGTGGGTACTCACGCTATCTTTCAGGAACAGGTGCAGTTCTCAGGGCTGGCGCTGGTTATTATTGATGAACAACATCGGTTTGGTGTTCATCAGCGTTTGGCGTTATGGGAAAAAGGCGAGGAACAAGGTTTCCATCCTCATCAGTTGATTATGACCGCCACCCCAATTCCTCGCACATTGGCGATGACCGCATATGCTGATTTAGATACTTCGGTTATTGATGAATTACCTCCGGGAAGAACGCCGGTCACTACCGTTGCCATTCCGGATACCCGGCGCAGCGATATTATTGCCAGGGTGAAAAACGCCTGTCTGGAAGAAGGCCGTCAGGCTTATTGGGTCTGCACGTTGATTGAAGAATCAGAATTACTGGAAGCGCAAGCAGCGGAAGTGACCTGCGAGGAGTTGAAAGCAGCCCTGCCGGAGATAAAAGTCGGTTTAGTACATGGCCGAATGAAAGCCGCGGAAAAACAATCGGTTATGCAATCATTCAAACAAGGGGAATTGCAGCTGCTGGTTGCAACCACGGTGATTGAAGTGGGTGTCGATGTCCCTAACGCCAGCCTGATGATTATTGATAACCCGGAGCGCCTCGGTTTAGCTCAGTTGCACCAGCTGCGTGGTCGGGTCGGGCGCGGTGCAGTGGCCTCTCACTGTGTGCTGCTGTATAAAACTCCGCTCAGTAAAACGGCTCAAATGCGCTTGCAGGTTTTACGAGACAGTAACGATGGGTTTGTTATTGCGCAGAAAGACTTGGAAATACGCGGCCCCGGCGAATTATTAGGTACGCGGCAAACCGGTAGTGCAGAGTTCAAAGTTGCTGATTTAATGAGAGATCAGGCTATGTTGCCTGAGGTTCAGCGCATTGCCCGTCACCTTCAACAGCAATATCCTGAAAGTGCAAAAGCGCTGATTGAACGTTGGCTGCCAGAGCGATCTCGCTACACCAACGCTTAA